The Mercurialis annua linkage group LG2, ddMerAnnu1.2, whole genome shotgun sequence genome contains a region encoding:
- the LOC126668788 gene encoding uncharacterized protein LOC126668788: MEILGYYVLIWLHRESHVVGGYRFERPPHYHSQYMEWYRRHTRRWITWQGAADGSSRDLAEMVHVRRSSRDSIIGSAARSSQMAYMEDRRDVTLPPPEPAVPAFVLPPLPPLTVDLDSIHGRRRQRPTPRQPRQRPDQPIPPPVYYHYDAGESSQTRQNYCGPTQFQGDGSQFQQHSQVPPTSSFPVPPSSGPFFYSSEQTPYTTPLTEPAQYRQATPPPFQAPQHGQPSTPSDQGYRPVFSWLDQPSASHSRPSPSTPVADPSQMFFSISEAWLNSPGLGEGGSFEALQSGSIQFSGPSFSLLPQSQEASTTAPAADDQELSLDDDHESEGAPGDRPGDRQYRDLTESSLRRTLLENINLATDFPLLKD, translated from the exons ATGGAGATCCTCGGGTATTACGTACTGATTTGGCTCCACAGGGAGTCACATGTCGTTGGCGGTTACCGTTTTGAGCGTCCACCACACTACCATTCCCAGTACATGGAGTGGTATCGGAGACACACCCGGAGGTGGATTACCTGGCAGGGTGCAGCTGACGGTTCGAGT CGTGATCTGGCGGAGATGGTCCACGTCCGGAGATCTAGCCGTGACTCCATAATTGGGTCCGCTGCACGCAGTTCACAAATGGCGTACATGGAGGATCGTCGGGATGTCACTCTTCCACCGCCTGAGCCAGCAGTCCCGGCATTTGTACTGCCTCCTCTCCCTCCTTTGACGGTTGACTTGGATTCCATTCACGGTCGTCGTAGACAACGGCCTACACCACGCCAGCCTCGTCAGCGGCCAGATCAGCCTATACCGCCCCCTGTGTACTATCATTACGATGCAGGAGAGAGCTCGCAGACACGACAGAACTATTGCGGGCCTACTCAATTTCAGGGTGACGGTTCACAGTTTCAGCAGCACTCGCAG GTCCCTCCGACCTCATCGTTTCCGGTACCACCGTCATCCGGGCCGTTCTTTTACTCCTCTGAACAGACGCCGTATACCACTCCTCTGACAGAGCCGGCTCAGTATCGACAGGCTACACCACCCCCATTTCAAGCACCTCAGCATGGTCAACCTTCTACCCCCTCTGATCAGGGTTACCGACCCGTGTTTTCTTGGCTCGATCAACCGTCAGCGTCACATTCGCGTCCCTCCCCTTCCACCCCGGTCGCGGATCCGTCGCAGATGTTTTTTTCGATATCAGAGGCTTGGTTGAACAGTCCAGGTCTCGGGGAGGGGGGCTCTTTCGAGGCGTTACAGTCCGGTAGTATTCAGTTTTCGGGTCCGTCCTTCAGCCTCCTTCCGCAGTCACAGGAGGCCTCGACTACTGCACCGGCTGCAGATGATCAGGAGCTATCCCTAGACGATGATCACGAGAGCGAGGGCGCGCCAGGTGACAGACCGGGTGATAGACAGTATCGCGATCTTACTGAGAGCAGTCTGCGCCgcacactactagaaaacatcaATTTAGCAACAGATTTTCCGTTGCTAAAAGACTAA
- the LOC126670448 gene encoding nicotianamine synthase-like, translating into MAYCSSSDFKTQIPDELLIARITRIHDTISKLASLRPSKEVNSLFSQLVSLCILPSTIDIAYLPKEVQEMRRSLIDLSGRAEGLLELEFATFLIKISKPLNNLNLFPYYDNYVKLTNLEHKILSENGVVRPKKVAFIGSGPMPLTSIIMATRHLKSTHFDNYDLDEAANDMAREIVSSDSKLEKRMKFETCDVMEVTEKLREYECIFLAALVGMEKENKIKIIEHIRKYMKGGGILLVRSANGARAFLYPVVDQQDLVGFEILSIFHPTDDVVNSVVLARMVNF; encoded by the coding sequence ATGGCTTATTGCTCAAGTTCCGACTTCAAAACCCAAATACCCGACGAGTTGCTCATTGCTCGAATTACCCGAATTCATGATACTATATCTAAGCTTGCCTCTTTAAGACCTTCAAAGGAAGTGAACAGCCTCTTCTCTCAACTTGTCAGCTTATGTATCCTCCCTTCTACCATAGACATTGCTTACTTACCGAAAGAAGTTCAAGAAATGCGTAGAAGCCTTATCGATCTTAGCGGCCGAGCTGAAGGGCTATTAGAGCTTGAATTTGCAACATTCTTGATCAAAATTTCTAAGCCTTTGAACAACCTCAATCTTTTCCCTTACTATGATAACTATGTCAAACTAACCAACTTGGAGCATAAGATTCTAAGCGAAAATGGTGTCGTGCGGCCCAAGAAAGTAGCCTTTATAGGGTCTGGTCCGATGCCTCTAACTTCAATTATAATGGCGACCCGTCATTTGAAATCGACTCACTTTGATAATTATGATCTCGATGAGGCTGCTAACGACATGGCTCGTGAGATTGTGAGTTCTGATAGTAAATTGGAGAAGAGAATGAAGTTTGAGACATGTGATGTAATGGAAGTGACAGAGAAGTTAAGAGAATATGAGTGTATTTTCTTGGCAGCTTTGGTTGGGatggaaaaagaaaataaaataaagattatTGAACATATAAGGAAATATATGAAAGGAGGAGGAATATTGTTAGTTAGAAGTGCAAATGGTGCAAGAGCTTTTCTTTACCCTGTTGTTGATCAACAGGATTTGGTTGGTTTTGAAATTCTTTCCATTTTTCATCCTACAGATGATGTAGTCAACTCTGTTGTTCTTGCGAGGATGGTAAacttttga